From Columba livia isolate bColLiv1 breed racing homer chromosome 5, bColLiv1.pat.W.v2, whole genome shotgun sequence, one genomic window encodes:
- the LOC102093875 gene encoding olfactory receptor 4E2, with the protein MGALSEVMALGNFSRVTEFILLGLSDTRELQVLFFALFFLAYTMVLLGNLLIIVTVRTNPKLSSPMYFLLCNLSFIDICCISVTCPRMLVDLLSQRKAIAFEACIAQLFFLHFAGASEMFLLTVMAYDRYTAICKPLHYTTIMSRRACWVLVSACWAGGFLHSIVQTLLTIQLPFCGPNTINNFFCDVPPVIRLACTDICVTEWLMASNSGLISLVCFLVLVTSYTFILVTIRVRFTEEHWKALSTCASHVMVVTIFFVPCIFIYLRPFSTFPSDKHICVIYTVLSPMLNPLIYTLRNHEVKVSMWKLWKRCRVF; encoded by the coding sequence ATGGGAGCCCTGTCTGAAGTGATGGCACTGGGAAACTTCTCCCGGGTGACAGAATTCATCCTCCTGGGGCTTTCTGACACAAGGGAGCTGCAAGTCCTCTTCTTCGCCCTCTTCTTCCTGGCCTACACCATGGTTCTGCTGGGGAACCTTCTCATCATTGTGACAGTCAGGACCAACCCCAAGCTGTCCTCACCCATGTACTTTCTCCTCTGCAATTTGTCCTTCATAGACATCTGCTGCATCTCTGTCACCTGTCCCAGGATGCTGGTGGACCTGCTCTCCCAGAGGAAGGCCATTGCCTTTGAAGCCTGTATAGCCCAGCTGTTTTTTCTGCACTTTGCTGGGGCATCAGAGATGTTCCTCCTGACCGTGATGGCCTACGACCGCTACACGGCCATCTGCAAGCCCCTGCACTACACAACCATCATGAGCCGGCGGGCCTGCTGGGTCCTGGTGTCTGCCTGCTGGGCAGGAGGCTTCCTCCACTCCATCGTCCAGACGCTGCTCACAATCCAGCTCCCTTTCTGTGGCCCTAACACCATCAATAACTTCTTCTGCGACGTGCCTCCCGTCATTCGGCTTGCCTGCACAGACATCTGTGTCACCGAGTGGCTCATGGCTTCCAACAGCGGCTTGATATCCCTGGTTTGCTTCCTGGTGCTGGTCACGTCTTACACATTCATCCTGGTCACAATCCGGGTCCGCTTCACCGAGGAGCACTGGAAGGCGCTCTCCACCTGTGCCTCGCACGTGATGGTCGTCACCATCTTCTTTGTACCCTGCATCTTCATCTACCTCCGGCCCTTCTCTACCTTCCCCTCCGACAAGCACATCTGTGTGATCTACACTGTCTTGTCCCCAATgttgaaccccctcatctataCCCTGAGGAATCACGAGGTGAAGGTGTCCATGTGGAAACTGTGGAAGCGCTGCAGAGTCTTCTGA